Proteins encoded in a region of the Gallalistipes aquisgranensis genome:
- a CDS encoding alkaline phosphatase yields MRNLTIRTMLLFLLLVFFQSGASAQEPPVKNIIFMIGDGMGLTQTYSAMLRAERPLAFERAQYIGLSKTYSANNRVTDSAASGTAMATGHKTYNGAIGVDTDKKPVENIAERARKKGLATGIVVTKDITDATPAAFMSHQPSRKMAEEIASDIASSGVDLFIGGGRNRFEQRKDGIDLTDRLRKQGYEIAYTLDEVKNVNSGKLAGLLAPGHMKKMTEGRGDYLPEATAQALSILKNNSPKGFFLMVEGSQIDSGGHANDAEVVISETLDFDKAIAVAFDFADRNPGTLVVVTADHETGGLTIPSNKSDFTLGESGIQHLFSTKGHTGVMVPVYAYGAGARNFSTIMENTDLPKKMAALLGLPQ; encoded by the coding sequence ATGCGCAATCTGACCATCCGTACCATGCTGCTGTTCCTGCTGCTGGTCTTTTTCCAGAGCGGGGCATCGGCGCAGGAGCCCCCCGTCAAAAACATCATCTTCATGATCGGCGACGGCATGGGCCTCACCCAGACCTATTCCGCCATGCTGCGGGCGGAACGTCCGCTCGCCTTCGAACGGGCCCAATACATCGGCCTGTCGAAGACCTATTCGGCCAACAACCGAGTGACCGACTCGGCCGCCTCGGGCACCGCCATGGCCACCGGACACAAGACCTACAACGGAGCCATCGGTGTGGACACGGACAAGAAGCCCGTGGAAAACATCGCGGAGCGCGCCCGTAAAAAAGGTCTCGCAACGGGCATCGTCGTGACCAAAGACATCACCGACGCCACGCCTGCCGCCTTCATGTCCCACCAGCCGAGCCGCAAGATGGCCGAAGAGATCGCCTCCGACATCGCCTCGAGCGGGGTGGACCTGTTCATCGGCGGGGGACGCAACCGGTTCGAGCAGCGCAAGGACGGCATCGACCTGACCGACCGGCTGCGCAAACAGGGATACGAAATCGCCTACACGCTCGACGAAGTGAAAAACGTGAATTCGGGCAAACTGGCCGGCCTGCTGGCGCCGGGCCACATGAAAAAGATGACCGAAGGCCGTGGCGACTACCTGCCCGAAGCGACGGCCCAGGCCCTGTCGATTCTGAAAAACAACAGCCCGAAGGGCTTCTTCCTCATGGTGGAAGGCTCCCAGATCGACTCCGGAGGCCACGCGAACGATGCGGAGGTGGTCATCTCCGAAACGCTCGATTTCGACAAGGCGATCGCCGTGGCATTCGATTTCGCAGACCGCAACCCGGGCACGCTGGTGGTGGTGACGGCCGACCATGAAACGGGCGGACTGACCATCCCCTCCAACAAAAGCGACTTCACACTGGGAGAATCGGGCATACAGCACCTGTTCAGCACGAAGGGCCACACCGGCGTAATGGTTCCGGTTTACGCCTACGGCGCCGGAGCCCGCAACTTCAGCACCATCATGGAAAACACCGACCTGCCGAAAAAGATGGCCGCCCTGCTGGGCCTTCCGCAGTAG
- a CDS encoding glycoside hydrolase family 2 protein has translation MRKFLLLCVLAVSVGEGLAQEGDRSLSLNGTWEYGLAREYSDTTRVPGIVLDPAKTSDKKLWYRRRVTLPEGEWRNAVLELKGARFRPEVYVDGQLVSSQNGGMIASVHPLKYRTVKPGATVTLEVALAPLSAVPAEDASFIPKVDQWRSNRSSCLWDDVVLHFDAGARVTRAVPWFDLDRKTVRVKYDVEGTRANALHLAVYDRAGREMLSADGKAAAGSNEITFSYGGILKEWTPDEPNLYTMELTLRRGTKTIDVLRRNLGIKVFSAKDKQFYLNGKPCKVRGGTVVWHRWVRDAEGRDVGFDTTWFRDNVVLRLKEHGANLLRFHLGVPPERLLDLCDRYGLLVQYEWNFFHGMPASYESLMEQYPKWFDHAAGHPSVALYHPYNETNKEELETAWKALDKIVKEYPPMVMEDRDVLHLHKYWWSLFEDIGLHYDSADQFRKAIMVDEFGGNYLDGNGNPGGYTTLKETFLRFLGRGHTKEERLRLQELSNGKIAEYWRRLGAAGVAPFTIASSWEDGNTWFMGRLREERPKPVWNALTVLWSPRAVSMDIWDRDFVPEQTVTVPLHFFNDTGADAGMKAVVTVTDAFGKCYFRREISRWVSPWSKVVADVRVKMPAKRGGYLLRTELLNPTPEVKYPVVSDWDVRVLEAVVPEAVRRATVMIPDGEKELRALAEAKGLNAVSERAGTRPDAMMLSRTSWEKIAAGDGELRNAIRSAIDSGVSVLLLDAGERYLGPAYNIKGDNLGDLQGATKVADPRVTRYELFDGFSLTFTETAEPESHIQPDAKSDVLWNGMPHSYTWLWNGLKGGLIVPAADMQVHGMNRDALLEQWRSRGADPERIRGEKGYYAYELAGFYEYSDSASDKMSESKLRERVAFLVEDAPALAMTIDPKAKIRVTDLCGEYQASAGGMAKNFTVLVNAGKNLTRTPVILVDFGEGKGRMILSQLLTAGRLAEGFGEPEANGIRYDEAAVQMTLNMLAELLKK, from the coding sequence ATGAGAAAATTCCTATTGTTGTGTGTGCTTGCCGTAAGTGTAGGTGAAGGGCTGGCGCAGGAGGGAGACCGGAGCCTGTCGCTCAACGGAACCTGGGAATACGGGCTGGCGCGCGAATATTCCGATACGACCCGGGTGCCGGGCATCGTGCTCGATCCGGCCAAGACGAGTGACAAGAAACTGTGGTACCGGAGGCGGGTGACCCTCCCGGAGGGCGAGTGGAGAAATGCCGTGCTCGAACTCAAGGGGGCCAGATTCCGTCCCGAGGTCTATGTGGACGGACAGTTGGTGTCGAGTCAGAACGGGGGTATGATCGCGTCGGTGCACCCTTTGAAATACAGGACCGTGAAGCCGGGCGCCACCGTGACGCTCGAAGTGGCTCTGGCGCCGCTGAGTGCCGTGCCGGCCGAAGACGCCTCTTTCATTCCGAAGGTGGACCAGTGGCGGAGCAACCGTTCTTCCTGTCTGTGGGACGACGTGGTGCTCCATTTCGATGCGGGGGCCCGCGTGACCCGGGCCGTTCCGTGGTTCGACCTTGACCGGAAGACGGTCCGTGTGAAATATGACGTGGAAGGGACGCGGGCCAATGCCCTGCACCTGGCCGTGTATGACCGGGCGGGGCGGGAGATGCTCTCCGCCGACGGGAAGGCGGCCGCGGGAAGCAATGAAATAACCTTCTCCTACGGCGGCATCCTGAAAGAGTGGACGCCCGACGAGCCGAACCTCTACACGATGGAGCTGACGCTCCGGAGGGGAACGAAGACGATCGACGTGCTGCGCCGGAATCTGGGCATCAAGGTCTTTTCCGCGAAGGACAAGCAGTTTTACCTGAACGGCAAGCCCTGCAAGGTGCGGGGCGGCACGGTGGTGTGGCACCGCTGGGTGCGCGATGCGGAGGGCCGCGACGTGGGGTTCGATACCACGTGGTTCCGCGACAACGTCGTGCTGCGCCTCAAGGAGCACGGGGCCAATCTGCTCCGGTTCCATCTGGGCGTTCCGCCCGAGAGACTGCTCGACCTGTGCGACCGCTACGGGTTGCTGGTGCAGTACGAATGGAATTTCTTCCACGGCATGCCGGCCAGCTACGAGAGTCTGATGGAGCAGTATCCCAAGTGGTTCGACCATGCGGCGGGACACCCTTCGGTCGCCCTCTACCACCCCTACAACGAGACGAACAAGGAGGAGCTGGAGACGGCCTGGAAAGCGCTCGACAAGATCGTGAAGGAGTATCCCCCGATGGTGATGGAGGACCGCGACGTGCTGCATCTGCACAAATACTGGTGGAGCCTGTTCGAGGATATCGGCTTGCACTACGACAGTGCCGACCAGTTCCGCAAGGCGATCATGGTGGACGAGTTCGGCGGAAACTACCTCGACGGGAACGGCAATCCGGGTGGTTATACCACACTCAAGGAGACTTTCCTGCGGTTTCTGGGGCGCGGCCACACGAAAGAGGAACGGCTCCGTTTGCAGGAGCTTTCCAACGGCAAGATCGCCGAATACTGGCGCAGGCTCGGCGCGGCGGGTGTGGCGCCTTTCACGATCGCCAGCAGCTGGGAGGACGGCAATACGTGGTTCATGGGCCGTCTTAGGGAAGAGAGACCCAAGCCGGTGTGGAATGCACTGACGGTGCTCTGGTCGCCGCGGGCCGTGAGCATGGATATATGGGACCGCGATTTCGTGCCGGAACAGACCGTGACGGTGCCGCTCCATTTCTTCAACGATACGGGAGCGGATGCCGGCATGAAGGCCGTGGTGACGGTGACGGACGCTTTCGGCAAGTGTTATTTCCGTCGGGAGATATCCCGCTGGGTGTCTCCCTGGTCGAAAGTGGTGGCGGATGTCCGGGTGAAGATGCCGGCGAAGCGGGGCGGCTATCTGCTGCGTACCGAACTGCTCAATCCGACGCCCGAAGTGAAATATCCGGTGGTTTCGGACTGGGATGTCCGGGTGCTGGAGGCTGTCGTTCCGGAGGCGGTGCGCAGGGCGACCGTGATGATTCCCGACGGGGAGAAGGAGCTTCGGGCTCTGGCCGAAGCGAAGGGGCTGAACGCCGTGTCGGAGCGGGCGGGGACCAGGCCCGATGCGATGATGCTTTCGCGGACGAGCTGGGAGAAGATCGCCGCCGGCGACGGAGAGCTCCGGAATGCGATCCGGAGTGCGATCGACAGCGGCGTTTCGGTGCTGCTGCTCGATGCGGGTGAACGTTACCTGGGGCCCGCCTATAACATAAAAGGCGACAATCTGGGCGATTTGCAGGGGGCGACCAAAGTGGCCGATCCCCGCGTGACGCGTTATGAACTGTTCGACGGCTTTTCGCTGACCTTCACCGAGACGGCCGAGCCCGAAAGCCATATCCAGCCCGATGCCAAGAGCGATGTCCTGTGGAACGGCATGCCGCACTCCTATACGTGGCTGTGGAACGGGCTGAAGGGGGGGCTGATCGTCCCGGCCGCCGACATGCAGGTACACGGGATGAACCGGGATGCGCTGCTCGAACAGTGGCGCAGCCGGGGCGCCGATCCCGAACGCATACGGGGCGAGAAGGGGTACTATGCCTACGAACTGGCCGGTTTCTACGAATATTCGGATTCCGCTTCCGACAAGATGTCCGAGAGCAAGCTGCGCGAACGGGTGGCCTTCCTGGTGGAAGATGCCCCGGCGCTGGCCATGACGATCGACCCGAAGGCCAAGATTAGGGTGACCGATCTGTGCGGGGAGTATCAGGCGTCGGCCGGCGGCATGGCCAAGAATTTCACCGTACTGGTCAATGCGGGCAAGAATCTGACCCGGACACCCGTTATACTGGTGGATTTCGGCGAGGGAAAAGGGCGGATGATCCTCTCCCAACTGCTGACTGCCGGGCGTCTGGCCGAAGGGTTCGGCGAACCGGAAGCGAACGGTATCCGCTACGACGAGGCCGCCGTGCAGATGACGCTGAACATGCTGGCCGAATTGCTGAAAAAATAG
- a CDS encoding glycoside hydrolase family 28 protein: MKRIAIHLLLLVSVLGASSSQADTRLLTRLDILDAWENNFNASHWLEQGNLQSGCQMYGEEAVTITSLPAVLEGADWIQTAYGSKSFVKWTEGPVIAYFTLKHAADVYILHNDAITNKPAWLDAYIKVPGRMTNSCGESFSLYRRRALAGERVALGPNGSTREGMYIVALQPVGEWPEVKRPEGRVFDVTAFGAKGDGRTVNTKAIQAALDKCAASGGGTVWVNGGVFVTGMIELKDNTTLRVEAGSILRGSTELADYPARPVSTPYFQPNDTTGIYQLIFSEKRKNVAITGGGIIDGYSIGEGWPWKGHYSVSKRPYLISMSQVAGLTVTDITLVRPAHWTQRYESCRDMRIERMQVRSYTGTHNQDGIDISSCRNVLLRDYSAITGDDAVCMKSLSATGSDNIRIDGVRVRYANCHLVKIGTETHSDIRNVHVSNVEGWTRYSVAVESADGAQVENILYENIVLHTCSTPLFIRMSNRGRTFEGGPKVAPVGMIRNVTIRNLRNPDIGYTEHKGGRGLGTIIAGIPGHPIENITIEDCDLYLYGSMRNPDLVYADVPEVEKKYPEFDNFGVCPAYGLYIRHVKGITLKNVDIRFKYTDVRPAVVMDDASDYKLENVTVETSTRTEPSPLWDRQRGKIVSE; this comes from the coding sequence ATGAAAAGAATCGCGATCCATTTGTTGCTGCTGGTCTCCGTGCTGGGAGCATCTTCTTCGCAGGCCGACACGCGGCTGCTGACCCGGCTGGACATTCTGGACGCCTGGGAGAATAACTTCAACGCTTCGCACTGGCTGGAACAGGGCAATCTGCAGTCCGGCTGCCAGATGTACGGCGAGGAGGCGGTGACGATCACCTCGCTGCCTGCCGTGCTCGAAGGGGCCGACTGGATTCAGACGGCTTACGGGTCCAAAAGTTTCGTGAAATGGACGGAAGGTCCCGTGATCGCCTATTTCACGCTGAAACATGCGGCGGACGTCTATATTCTCCATAACGACGCCATCACGAACAAACCCGCATGGCTCGACGCCTATATCAAGGTACCCGGCCGCATGACCAACTCCTGCGGCGAGAGTTTTTCGCTCTACCGCCGCCGTGCGCTGGCCGGAGAGCGGGTGGCGCTCGGTCCCAACGGAAGCACCCGCGAGGGAATGTATATCGTGGCCCTGCAGCCCGTCGGGGAGTGGCCCGAGGTGAAACGGCCGGAGGGTCGCGTGTTCGACGTGACGGCGTTCGGGGCCAAAGGCGACGGACGGACGGTCAATACGAAGGCGATCCAGGCGGCCCTCGACAAATGCGCCGCATCGGGCGGCGGTACGGTGTGGGTCAACGGGGGCGTTTTCGTGACCGGCATGATCGAGCTGAAGGACAACACCACGCTGCGGGTGGAGGCCGGTTCGATCCTGCGGGGCTCCACCGAACTGGCCGACTATCCGGCCCGGCCGGTATCGACGCCCTATTTCCAGCCGAACGACACTACGGGCATCTACCAGTTGATCTTTTCCGAAAAGCGGAAGAACGTGGCCATCACGGGAGGCGGTATCATCGACGGTTATTCGATCGGCGAGGGATGGCCCTGGAAAGGACATTACAGCGTTTCGAAACGACCCTACCTGATCAGCATGTCGCAGGTGGCGGGGCTGACGGTCACCGACATCACGCTGGTGCGTCCCGCCCACTGGACGCAGCGCTACGAGTCGTGCAGGGACATGCGTATCGAGCGTATGCAGGTGCGCAGCTACACGGGAACGCACAACCAGGACGGTATCGACATCAGCAGTTGCCGGAACGTGCTGTTGCGTGATTACAGTGCCATTACGGGCGACGATGCCGTCTGCATGAAATCGCTCTCCGCTACGGGAAGCGACAATATCCGGATTGACGGGGTGCGGGTGCGTTACGCCAACTGCCACCTGGTGAAGATCGGAACCGAAACCCACAGCGACATCCGCAACGTGCACGTGAGCAACGTGGAGGGTTGGACGCGGTACAGCGTGGCGGTCGAATCGGCCGACGGTGCGCAGGTGGAGAACATCCTCTACGAGAATATCGTGCTGCACACCTGTTCCACGCCGCTCTTCATCCGGATGAGCAACCGGGGACGGACCTTCGAGGGAGGGCCGAAAGTGGCACCGGTGGGCATGATCCGCAACGTCACCATCCGCAATCTGCGCAATCCGGACATCGGTTACACCGAGCACAAGGGCGGCCGCGGACTGGGTACGATCATCGCGGGTATCCCCGGTCATCCGATCGAGAACATCACCATCGAGGACTGCGATCTCTACCTCTACGGGTCGATGCGCAATCCCGATCTGGTCTACGCCGACGTGCCGGAAGTGGAGAAGAAATATCCCGAGTTCGACAATTTCGGCGTGTGCCCCGCCTACGGGCTCTATATCCGCCATGTGAAGGGCATTACGCTCAAGAATGTGGATATCCGGTTCAAATACACCGATGTGCGCCCGGCCGTGGTGATGGATGACGCATCGGACTACAAGTTGGAGAACGTGACCGTGGAGACTTCTACCCGCACCGAGCCGAGCCCCCTGTGGGACAGGCAGCGCGGGAAGATCGTGTCGGAATAG
- a CDS encoding glycoside hydrolase family 28 protein has protein sequence MKKIMMLIGAAAVWLGLFPAAVSAVAPQQPTGSDKFHKPSELFSARADGRALFVEHFKAIHYVNFPVTGPTRIEAAFAGEVNDFRISPMILGIEGTQAGGTVSFTLPGPGWYVLEVNGREKLILLADPVETDVPRVGDAGVISVLDYVKSGSDDTLQTEALQRALDEASRTGKTLVFPRGVYRTGTLTVGSNSRIYLAEGALVKGSENREDYPSDGNRPEADHINNKANYSDNGEFMTFSRLLLVDNAENVRIWGRGIIDGSGTVIRAQGKPANLIRIRNSKDVLIEGVILRDPAAWNTHILHSERVTVRGVKVLNDFAVPNTDGFDPDASRDVLIENCFAYCNDDNIAIKTTNNMDLLQDLERVTVRGCVFITRKSSLKVGTETKAGRMSDILFEDNDVVECDRGMALYCYDGAAFENIRFVNNRVERNFPDNQRKAIHFQILSRSGKGHIRNVLFKDCAFDIMFPKGASMAGLDAEHCIDGVTFDGVTVAGKPVRSLSDLGMEEPRFVKNIRFK, from the coding sequence ATGAAGAAAATAATGATGTTGATCGGCGCAGCGGCTGTGTGGCTGGGCCTTTTCCCTGCTGCGGTTTCCGCCGTGGCGCCCCAGCAGCCCACGGGCTCCGACAAGTTCCATAAGCCGAGCGAACTGTTCTCGGCCCGGGCCGACGGCCGGGCGCTGTTCGTGGAGCATTTCAAGGCGATCCACTATGTCAATTTCCCCGTTACGGGTCCGACCCGGATCGAGGCCGCTTTTGCGGGAGAGGTGAACGACTTCCGCATCAGCCCCATGATTCTCGGAATCGAGGGGACGCAGGCCGGCGGTACGGTCTCCTTCACGCTGCCCGGGCCGGGTTGGTACGTGCTGGAGGTGAACGGCAGGGAGAAGCTGATCCTGCTGGCCGATCCGGTGGAGACCGACGTGCCCCGGGTCGGAGATGCGGGTGTGATCTCCGTGCTGGATTACGTGAAGTCCGGTTCGGACGATACCTTGCAGACCGAGGCGCTGCAACGGGCGCTGGACGAGGCGTCCCGTACGGGGAAAACGCTCGTCTTTCCGCGGGGAGTGTACCGCACGGGGACCCTTACGGTGGGCAGCAACAGCCGTATCTACCTGGCCGAAGGGGCGCTGGTCAAGGGGTCGGAGAACCGGGAAGATTATCCTTCGGACGGGAACCGTCCCGAAGCCGACCACATCAACAACAAGGCGAACTATTCGGACAACGGCGAGTTCATGACCTTCAGCCGTCTGCTTCTGGTCGACAATGCCGAGAATGTGCGCATCTGGGGCCGGGGTATCATCGACGGCAGCGGTACGGTGATCCGGGCGCAGGGCAAGCCGGCCAATCTGATCCGTATCCGCAATTCGAAGGATGTGCTGATCGAAGGCGTGATCCTGCGCGACCCGGCCGCCTGGAACACCCATATCCTCCATTCGGAGCGGGTGACGGTGCGCGGGGTGAAGGTGCTCAACGACTTCGCCGTGCCCAATACGGACGGCTTCGATCCCGATGCCTCGCGCGACGTGCTGATCGAGAACTGTTTCGCCTACTGCAACGACGACAATATCGCCATCAAGACCACCAACAACATGGACCTGTTGCAGGATCTGGAGCGGGTGACGGTGCGCGGATGCGTCTTCATCACGCGCAAATCGTCGCTGAAGGTGGGGACCGAGACCAAGGCCGGCCGCATGAGCGACATCCTCTTCGAGGATAACGACGTGGTGGAATGCGACCGGGGCATGGCCCTTTACTGTTACGACGGGGCCGCCTTCGAGAATATCCGCTTCGTGAACAACCGCGTCGAACGCAATTTCCCCGACAACCAGCGCAAGGCGATCCATTTCCAGATTCTGAGCCGTTCGGGCAAGGGACATATCCGGAACGTGCTGTTCAAGGATTGCGCCTTCGACATCATGTTCCCGAAAGGGGCGTCGATGGCCGGTCTCGATGCGGAACACTGTATCGACGGGGTGACTTTCGACGGGGTGACCGTGGCGGGCAAACCCGTGCGCTCGCTCTCCGATCTGGGCATGGAGGAACCCCGTTTCGTGAAAAACATACGATTTAAATAG
- a CDS encoding glycoside hydrolase family 88/105 protein — translation MKKTVSACLAVLAAAAVCASPSRTPLEWARLVADNVVDRVTPGFEYVMQAPYPDVEFIDFGISCAPVKGVAYGLTTMHSQADQEHTFAVGRTAGLKIWIDDELVFEGRGARELPIVFDERTYELPESFTVRLAAGDHRVLVKSEYMGDGKWLFLLQGPNMSRYAEKGQKISCSLKNYAPKVTHANWLVLGTFEGDVDTPCPPEREDGFYRVYRSGGRQFGWNIPRINLLIDNRDGGKFFSWSYHVGGFVWALQRLGAATGDPKYGDYAARWCDYALETVPLAEYQTRELHAVRSMNFGQADRPMLDYYSAPAMPYVTRLTADPDFAEKEVYEARARKVVEYLKHRQFRIDGIFARTYTRIPSIWVDDMFMGLPYLVYWAKYTDDPAEREALLDDASTQVLTFNRYLFEPSAGLYRQACYPSRPEDKVPFWSRGNGWAFWATSEVLEALPRNHKNYKAILSIYRKHAQGLVRCQDGDGFWRNVLDMEGSVRESSGAAIFTMNLARGINNGWLSRKEYGPAVEKAWAALTTFVDENGDFNGVKAGTNFSTDPMDYERVKFVKSDTHGLLPFVFACLQMDRFYRERR, via the coding sequence ATGAAAAAGACGGTTTCGGCGTGTTTGGCGGTGCTGGCTGCCGCCGCGGTTTGTGCCTCGCCCTCCCGCACGCCATTGGAATGGGCCCGGCTGGTGGCCGACAACGTGGTGGACCGGGTGACTCCCGGGTTCGAATATGTGATGCAGGCCCCCTATCCCGACGTGGAGTTCATCGACTTCGGCATCAGTTGTGCGCCGGTGAAAGGAGTGGCCTACGGGCTCACCACGATGCACAGCCAGGCCGACCAGGAGCATACGTTCGCCGTGGGGCGTACGGCCGGGCTGAAGATATGGATCGACGACGAACTGGTGTTCGAGGGGCGGGGAGCCCGGGAGCTGCCGATCGTCTTCGACGAGCGGACCTACGAGCTGCCGGAGAGTTTCACCGTGCGGCTCGCTGCGGGAGACCACCGGGTACTGGTCAAGTCGGAATACATGGGCGACGGAAAATGGCTTTTCCTGCTTCAGGGACCCAATATGTCGCGGTATGCCGAAAAGGGGCAGAAGATCTCCTGTTCGCTGAAAAACTACGCTCCCAAGGTGACCCATGCCAACTGGCTGGTGCTGGGTACGTTCGAGGGGGATGTCGACACGCCCTGCCCGCCGGAGCGCGAGGACGGGTTTTACCGGGTGTACCGGAGCGGCGGCCGCCAGTTCGGATGGAACATCCCCCGGATCAATCTGCTGATCGACAACCGCGACGGCGGCAAGTTTTTCAGCTGGAGCTACCATGTGGGCGGATTCGTCTGGGCGTTGCAGCGGCTGGGAGCCGCGACGGGCGATCCGAAGTACGGCGATTATGCCGCCCGCTGGTGCGACTATGCGCTGGAGACGGTGCCGCTGGCCGAGTACCAGACCCGCGAGCTGCATGCCGTGCGTTCGATGAATTTCGGGCAGGCCGACCGTCCGATGCTCGACTACTATTCGGCTCCGGCCATGCCGTACGTGACGCGTCTGACGGCCGATCCCGATTTTGCGGAGAAAGAGGTCTACGAGGCCCGGGCCCGCAAGGTGGTGGAGTATCTGAAGCACCGTCAGTTCCGGATCGACGGCATCTTCGCCCGCACCTACACGCGGATACCCTCGATCTGGGTGGACGACATGTTCATGGGGCTGCCCTACCTGGTCTATTGGGCGAAATATACGGACGACCCGGCGGAACGCGAGGCCCTGCTGGACGATGCCTCGACGCAGGTGCTGACCTTCAACCGCTATCTTTTCGAACCCTCGGCGGGCCTCTACCGGCAGGCGTGCTATCCTTCGCGTCCGGAGGATAAGGTGCCTTTCTGGTCGCGGGGCAACGGCTGGGCTTTCTGGGCCACGAGCGAGGTGCTGGAGGCGCTGCCCCGGAACCACAAGAACTACAAGGCGATTCTTTCGATCTACCGGAAACACGCGCAGGGGCTGGTGCGCTGTCAGGACGGCGACGGTTTCTGGCGCAACGTGCTCGATATGGAGGGTTCGGTGCGCGAGTCGTCCGGCGCCGCCATCTTCACGATGAACCTGGCCCGGGGGATCAACAACGGTTGGCTCTCGCGTAAGGAGTACGGCCCTGCGGTGGAGAAGGCGTGGGCCGCGCTGACCACCTTCGTCGATGAAAACGGCGATTTCAACGGGGTGAAGGCCGGAACCAATTTCAGTACCGACCCGATGGATTACGAACGGGTGAAGTTCGTCAAGAGCGATACGCACGGCCTGCTGCCGTTCGTCTTCGCCTGTCTCCAGATGGACCGTTTCTATCGGGAGAGGAGATAG
- a CDS encoding phospholipase A translates to MKYLPLLPALLCCTLSLAQPAGTPRDSLFSELKRTPSFSIYKDNYAVVGCPTNHTPDKFNSNVKYQISFRQRLTNAVLPLDSYLFISYTQKAFWDIFRNSKPFTELNYNPGIGISVPVFCQNSLKGFFSLTVEHESNGRDSIWSRSWNFVSLAYSTSFNSHWKLTVKGWIPFSWRSDNPRLMDYVGYGEAKVTWLPLRNERIVTDITVRKGASWSWKGSVQTNFAFKIGKNSNQYLGFQWYVGQAESLIEYQDFVSMIRFGLFIKARNLDFY, encoded by the coding sequence ATGAAATACCTTCCGCTCCTTCCGGCCCTTCTCTGTTGTACGCTTTCGCTGGCCCAGCCGGCCGGGACGCCGCGCGATTCGCTCTTCTCCGAGCTCAAGCGCACCCCCTCCTTCTCCATCTACAAGGACAACTACGCCGTGGTGGGCTGCCCCACCAACCACACGCCCGACAAGTTCAATTCGAACGTCAAGTACCAGATCAGTTTCCGGCAGCGGCTCACCAATGCCGTACTGCCGCTGGATTCCTACCTGTTCATCTCCTACACACAGAAAGCCTTCTGGGACATTTTCCGCAATTCGAAACCCTTCACCGAACTGAACTACAACCCGGGAATCGGCATCTCCGTTCCCGTCTTCTGCCAGAACAGCCTGAAAGGTTTCTTCTCCCTCACGGTCGAGCACGAATCGAACGGCCGCGACAGCATCTGGAGCCGGAGCTGGAACTTCGTCTCGCTGGCTTACAGCACCTCGTTCAACAGCCACTGGAAACTGACCGTCAAGGGCTGGATTCCCTTCTCGTGGCGCAGCGACAACCCCCGGTTGATGGACTACGTCGGCTACGGAGAGGCGAAGGTGACGTGGCTGCCCCTGCGCAACGAACGGATCGTGACCGACATCACCGTCCGCAAGGGAGCCTCCTGGTCATGGAAAGGATCGGTGCAGACCAATTTCGCTTTCAAAATAGGCAAAAACAGCAACCAGTACCTCGGCTTCCAGTGGTACGTGGGACAGGCCGAAAGCCTGATCGAATACCAGGATTTCGTCAGCATGATCCGTTTCGGCCTCTTCATCAAGGCCCGCAACCTCGATTTCTATTAA
- a CDS encoding acyl-[acyl-carrier-protein] thioesterase yields the protein MGETGCYTYRIEPRDVDFTRQATLMALGDDILHAAGEDADRNGFGLRVLGANNASWVLSRFAVEMERRPAQYEKLRVETWVGDVSRLMTTRNFRVLDEQGNRIGAAVSYWAMIDLSSRQPLDLRNNPDYLKAVRDEPSPIEKPGRIARVEPSRTEAHRVVYSDVDFNRHANSMKYLEWMVDMLPVEWHTERVCRRYTLNFMHEARYGDLLDICFEDAPVSLFEVRNAEGTALCRASLEWK from the coding sequence ATGGGTGAAACAGGCTGTTATACTTACCGGATCGAGCCGAGAGACGTGGATTTCACGCGGCAGGCGACGCTGATGGCGCTCGGCGACGACATTCTGCATGCGGCGGGCGAGGATGCCGACCGCAACGGGTTCGGGCTGCGCGTGCTGGGGGCGAACAACGCCTCGTGGGTGCTTTCCCGTTTCGCCGTGGAGATGGAGCGCCGTCCCGCACAGTACGAGAAACTGCGTGTGGAGACCTGGGTCGGCGACGTGAGCCGTCTGATGACCACCCGTAATTTCCGGGTGCTGGACGAGCAGGGGAACCGGATCGGTGCCGCGGTCAGCTATTGGGCGATGATCGACCTTTCGTCCCGCCAGCCGCTTGATCTGCGCAACAATCCGGACTACCTGAAAGCCGTGCGCGACGAGCCCTCCCCGATCGAGAAGCCGGGCCGTATCGCACGGGTCGAGCCTTCGCGGACGGAGGCGCACCGGGTCGTGTACAGCGACGTGGATTTCAACCGGCATGCCAACAGCATGAAATACCTGGAGTGGATGGTCGACATGCTCCCCGTGGAGTGGCACACGGAACGGGTGTGCCGCCGTTATACGCTCAACTTCATGCACGAAGCCCGCTACGGCGATCTTCTGGACATCTGTTTCGAGGATGCGCCCGTCTCCCTGTTCGAAGTCCGCAATGCGGAGGGGACGGCGCTCTGCCGTGCCTCGCTGGAGTGGAAATAG